A single region of the Dehalococcoidia bacterium genome encodes:
- a CDS encoding SufD family Fe-S cluster assembly protein codes for EAFTSKVSEEQLFYCQQRGISQEDAHYMIINGFCKDVFKELPMEFAVEAFQLLKVSLEGAVG; via the coding sequence GAGGCTTTCACCTCCAAGGTCAGCGAGGAGCAGCTCTTTTACTGCCAGCAGCGCGGCATCTCCCAGGAGGACGCGCACTACATGATCATCAACGGCTTCTGCAAGGACGTTTTCAAAGAGTTGCCCATGGAGTTCGCCGTGGAGGCATTCCAGCTCCTCAAGGTGAGTCTG